The following nucleotide sequence is from Aneurinibacillus soli.
CGTAGCAAGTGAATCTTTAAATTGAGCAAAGCGGTCTTTTTCATATTGTGTTAAAACTAATGCGTCATAGTCTTTTATATCATCATTCAGCTTTTGAACCCGATCCGTAAATTCAGCCTCAAGTTTTTGAGATTGAGCCGGATCATTCGTCAAAATCCGGGCATACACAATCGCTTCGTTTGCACGGGAATGTGCCCGCATATCATTCACTAGACGAACCGGAACGAGTCGTTCAGAATAGAGAGCTTCTCCGCTCTTCTCCAACTGGTTCGTATAGTAGTATCCTACATAGCCCACGCCTGACAAAAAGATTGCTGTTAGCATAATAAGCGTTAGCACCTTATTTGCCACTTTCATATTTCGCAACCACGCCATTTTATCCACTCCTTATGATGTATAATGCAGCACATCAATCTCGTTTAATTCCTCAATGTTTAGTACCAGATCAAGATGTAATAGAATCACCAGCCGCTCATCAAAGCGGGAAATTCCTTCAATAAATTTACTTTGGACATTTCCAGACTCGGGTGCCGGCTCGATTGTATCTTCTTCTATTTCCAACACTTCGGTCACTCGATCGACAAGCATCCCGATTAGGCGCTCCTGTAATTCAACTACAACAACACGTGATTTCCTTGTGACATCACACTGTGGCATGCCAAAGCGCTGGCGCATATCAATGACGGGAATGAGTTGTCCGCGCAAGTTGATAATACCCAGTACAGAAAACGGCGGTGACATAACAGCTGTAATTTCCGGTACCGTGATAATATCTTTGACGTACTGTACATCAAGTCCATATTCTTCATCTGCTAACTCGAATGTAACCAGCTGTCGTTCATGGGATTTCACCCGCTGCTCGATATCCGCTTGTACCGCGACTCCCTTACTTCCTTCTTCACGTACAATTGATCCAACATCCAGAATAAGGGCCACATTCCCATCCCCCATAATCGTTGCACCTGCAATGTACGATGGAACATGAATATATTTACCAAGAGACTTGATGACCACTTCCTGATCTCCTAACGTCTGATCGACGATTAAGCCCACACGTTTATCGGCAATTCCTACTACTACGACGATCAGGCGTTTTTTATTCTCTTCTATAGGCGGCTGGATTTGCAGACGTTCACGCAAGCGTACGAGCGGTAAAATCCGGCCACGAATCACACCGACTTCCCGATTTTTAATCGTTTTGACTTCATCGAGCGGCAGGCGTACGATTTCCAATACATTGACCAGCGGCAGTGCAAATGTCTGATCAGACAGCTTTACCAACAACGATCGAATAATAGCTAGCGTCAGCGGTAGCTTAATACTGAAATTTGTTCCAGCACCTACCGTTGTATCAATGTCGATGATGCCATTTAACTTCTCGATATTGGAACGTACAATATCCATCCCAACGCCACGCCCGGAAATATCTGATACTTTTTGGGCAGTCGATACACCGGAGCCAAAGATAAGGAATGTTTTTTCTTTATCGGTCATCTTAGCAGCTACATCTTCTGTCAGTACCCCTTTTCGAATCGCTGATGCTGCAACCTTCTCAACATCAATTCCTCGACCATCATCCTCAATCGTAATGACAATGTGGTTTTCCTCATGAGCAGCTTTTAATACAACTCGACCTTTGTGCGGCTTTCCGACTTGCTCCCGCTCTTCTGGTGTTTCCACCCCGTGATCAATTGCATTACGCAGCAGATGAATGATGGGATCTCCGATTTCTTCAATCAATGTACGATCCAGCTCCGTCTCTTTGCCTTCCATGATGAAATCAAGCTCTTTCCCGGCTTTTTGTCCCAGATCACGCACCATACGCGGAAATCGATTAAACAGTTGCTCGATCGGCAGCATCCGCGTCTTCATAATTCCTTCCTGCAACTCGCCGATCACGCGTCCTAGATGATTGCTGACCTCACCAAGCACCACCATATCCTCAATGCCATCAAACCGGTCATTGAGCCGCTGCTGTACATCGACCAATCTCGTCTGATCAATCACAAGCTCGCCGACTAAATTCATCAAATATTCCAGACGTTCAACATCGACGCGCACCGTTGGATTGACCTTAACCTTTTGCTCTACTTTCGGCTGAACGGCGGGTTCTTGCTTTAATGGAACTTGAACAACTTGTATTTTTTTCCCTTCACAAAACTGTTCGAGATTATCTGACGTAATCACAGTCAAATCCACTGTTTTAATTTCAGAAATGTGATTAATGATCTGAATGATTTCTTGCTTTTTCTTTTTCGTTGCGAGTACATAAATGAATT
It contains:
- a CDS encoding chemotaxis protein CheW, encoding MDMAAYMGVFLDEVDEQLQILDEEILNLEQDGENVETIQRIFRAAHTLKGSSAAMGFDNMKELTHKVENVFDLIRNRQLAVNTEIINVIFEAIDYLKVMKEAIINGTLAETNPQPLIDRLEKIRSGAGTGEPANSSPDPQKQTEQSGAPVIHFDVYQREVITKALQDGYQVMAIYIRLVDTCIMKYVRAVLIFNNLKETGEVIASFPSAEDMENEDTFSGEFIYVLATKKKKQEIIQIINHISEIKTVDLTVITSDNLEQFCEGKKIQVVQVPLKQEPAVQPKVEQKVKVNPTVRVDVERLEYLMNLVGELVIDQTRLVDVQQRLNDRFDGIEDMVVLGEVSNHLGRVIGELQEGIMKTRMLPIEQLFNRFPRMVRDLGQKAGKELDFIMEGKETELDRTLIEEIGDPIIHLLRNAIDHGVETPEEREQVGKPHKGRVVLKAAHEENHIVITIEDDGRGIDVEKVAASAIRKGVLTEDVAAKMTDKEKTFLIFGSGVSTAQKVSDISGRGVGMDIVRSNIEKLNGIIDIDTTVGAGTNFSIKLPLTLAIIRSLLVKLSDQTFALPLVNVLEIVRLPLDEVKTIKNREVGVIRGRILPLVRLRERLQIQPPIEENKKRLIVVVVGIADKRVGLIVDQTLGDQEVVIKSLGKYIHVPSYIAGATIMGDGNVALILDVGSIVREEGSKGVAVQADIEQRVKSHERQLVTFELADEEYGLDVQYVKDIITVPEITAVMSPPFSVLGIINLRGQLIPVIDMRQRFGMPQCDVTRKSRVVVVELQERLIGMLVDRVTEVLEIEEDTIEPAPESGNVQSKFIEGISRFDERLVILLHLDLVLNIEELNEIDVLHYTS